The following are from one region of the Emys orbicularis isolate rEmyOrb1 chromosome 21 unlocalized genomic scaffold, rEmyOrb1.hap1 SUPER_21_unloc_1, whole genome shotgun sequence genome:
- the ASPDH gene encoding aspartate dehydrogenase domain-containing protein has product MSERPARRKVGIVGFGHLGQYLVRRLQDEGPRHGLELAFVWNRDAGKLQGKVPASLQLQDLARFPEREVDLVVEVAHPCVVRDHGASFLSGADFMVGSPTALADQATEMRLREAVRRGGHTLYVPRGALWGGEDIQRMDDRGVLQGLKVTMIKHPESFRLEGALRERLGAGRAVLYEGTVRGLCPLAPNNVNTMAAACMAAPSLGFDGVQGCLIADPGLPDWHVVEVEVTGPSGERRDQAFTVTTSRRNPASPGAVTGAATFPSFWSSLLACQGHRGHVVLC; this is encoded by the exons ATGTCCGAGCGGCCGGCCAGGCGGAAGGTCGGGATCGTGGGCTTTGGACATTTGG GCCAGTATCTGGTGCGGAGACTCCAGGACGAGGGACCCCGGCACGGCCTGGAACTCGCCTTCGTCTGGAACCGCGATGCGGGGAAGCTGCAGGGGAAGGTGCCGGCTTCCCTCCAGCTGCAGGACCTGGCCCGGTTCCCCGAGCG CGAGGTGGATCTGGTGGTGGAAGTGGCTCATCCCTGCGTGGTCCGGGACCACGGCGCCTCCTTCCTGTCCGGGGCAGACTTCATG GTGGGTTCCCCCACGGCCCTGGCTGACCAGGCCACGGAGATGCGGTTGCGGGAAGCTGTCCGGCGTGGGGGGCACACGCTGTACGTGCCccggggggcgctgtggggcggcGAGGACATCCAGCGGATGGATGACAGGGGTGTGCTGCAG GGCCTGAAGGTGACCATGATCAAGCACCCGGAAAGCTTCCGGCTGGAGGGGGCGCTGAGGGAGCGGCTGGGGGCCGGGCGGGCCGTGCTGTACGAGGGGACCGTGCGGGGTCTCTGCCCGCTGGCCCCCAACAACGTCAACACCATGGCGGCGGCTTGCATGGCCGCCCCCAGCCTGGGCTTCGACGGGGTCCAGGGGTGCCTCATTGCTGACCCTGG CCTCCCTGACTGGCATGTGGTGGAGGTGGAGGTGACCGGCCCATCCGGCGAGCGCAGGGACCAGGCCTTCACGGTCACCACCAGCCGCAGGAACCCAGCCTCCCCCGGAGCTGTCACCGGGGCGGCAACCTTCCCTTCTTTCTGGAGCAGCCTGCtgg cctgccagggccACCGAGGGCATGTCGTTTTGTGCTGA
- the JOSD2 gene encoding josephin-2: MSGEPGGGPGVYHERQRLELCAVHALNNVLQERRFTQEAADEICKRLAPDARLNPHRSVLGTGNYDVNVIMAALQSLDFAAIWWDKRRPLEHLALSRVHGFIVNVPSNVSLGFVSLPVRRKHWIAVRQVGGTYYNLDSKLKAPACVGGEGELRAFLQQFLSQGPCEVLLVVSRAVEESGGWLNPE, encoded by the exons ATGTCCGGGGAGCCGGGCGGGGGCCCGGGGGTGTACCACGAACGCCAGCGCCTGGAGCTCTGTGCCGTCCACGCCCTGAACAACGTCCTGCAGGAGCGACGCTTCACCCAGGAGGCGGCCGACGAGATCTGCAAGAG GCTGGCGCCGGACGCCCGGCTGAATCCGCATCGCAGCGTCCTGGGCACGGGCAACTACGACGTCAACGTGATCATGGCGGCTCTGCAGAGCCTGGACTTCGCGGCCATCTGGTGGGACAAGCGCCg GCCCCTGGAGCACCTGGCGCTAAGCCGGGTGCACGGCTTCATCGTGAACGTGCCCTCCAACGTGTCCCTGGGCTTCGTGTCGCTGCCCGTGCGGCGTAAGCACTGGATCGCCGTGCGCCAGGTGGGAGGCACCTACTACAACCTGGACTCCAAGCTGAAGGCCCCGGCCTGCGTCGGCGGAGAGGGGGAGCTCAG ggctttCCTGCAGCAGTTCCTGTCCCAGGGTCCCTGCGAGGTGCTGCTGGTCGTGTCCCGGGCCGTGGAGGAATCTGGCGGCTGGTTGAACCCAGAGTGA